A region of the Bacteroidota bacterium genome:
TAACGCAGTCAGATTGTTTATTATCTTTGTTCCCAAAGGGTTTTCAGAGTTTTTCATATACTTCTTCAAAACTTTTTACATTATCCCGATTTGTTTCAAAATTTTTCATTGTCTATAAAAAACTCTGAAAATCTTAATTCGAATGTATTTATAGAACCTCCCTTATAAATGTCCTATTAATTCATATTCCATAGCTTCGGTAATTTTCACATCATAAAAACAACCGATTTTTAATTCTTTTTCTGAGGATATTAATACCTCATTATCCACCTCAGGAGTATCAAATTCAGTGCGTCCCACAAAAATATCTCCTTCCTTTCTTTCAATTATTACCTTAAGTGTTTTGCCAACTTCATTAAGATTTAGCTCAAGAGAAATTTTCTGCTGAGCAGCCATTAGCAAATTCATTCTTTCAGCTTTTATTTCATCAGTAACATCATCTTCAAATTTATAAGCATAAGTATCTTCTTCATGCGAATAAGTAAAAACACCTAACCTATCAAATTTTACTTCACGAATAAAATCCATTAACTCATCAAAATCTTCATCTGTTTCTTCCGGAAAACCAACAATAAAAGTTGAGCGTATTTTCACATTTGGAATAATTGACCTGATTTTTTTTATTAATTCTAAAGTCTTTTTTTTGTTAATTCCTCTTTTCATTTTACTCAACATATTATCGGAAATATGCTGAAAAGGAATATCAATATAATTGCAAATATTTGCTTTTGAAGCAATCACATCAAGAACTTCGAGTGGGAAATTTGTTGGATAGGTATATTGCAATCTTAACCATTCAAGACCTTTTATTTCCGAAAGAGAAAGCATCAAATCGGCAAGTTTTCTTTTGCCATATTTATCCAAACCATAAAAAGTGGTATCCTGTCCTATCAAAATAATTTCTTTAACACCTTTGCTTACAAGATTTTTTGCTTCAACAATTATTTCTTCAATATTTTGAGATATATGTTTACCTTTAATCAGCGGTATCGCACAAAAAGAACATTTGTGGTCGCATCCATCCGAAATTTTAAGATAGGAATAATGCCCTGAGTCGGGAATTGGTCTTTGTCCAATTAATTCTTTTTTGTAATTAACACCAAATCTATTTAGAATTTCAGGCAATTCATAAACACCAAAATATTCATTAACATCAGGAATTTCATTTTTTAGTTCATCTTTATATCGCTCCGAAAGACAACCTATTACAAAAAGTTCCTTTATTTCACCTTTTTTCTTTTTCTCAGAATAATAAACTATGCTGTCAATTGATTCTTCTTTTGCATCATTTATAAATCCGCAAGTATTGATAACAACAACATCATTTTTTTTTATCTCCGCATTATGAACAGCTTGAATGGAATTATCGCTTAGTTGACTTTTAAGTATTTCAGAATCATAAATATTTTTAGCACAACCAAGAGTAACTATGTTTATTCTTCTATTTTTATAAGGATTTGTAATCATACTTTCTAAAAAATAAACTATAATTTAATATCACTACCAAAAAGTGAATTAATAAATTTTTCTTTATCAAAAAGTTGAAAATCTTCAATTTTTTCACCTACGCCAATATATTTTACAGGTACTTTAAATTGGTCAACCACACCGAGTACCACACCACCTTTAGCAGTACCATCAAGTTTGGTAATAGCAAGAGTATTTACATTTGTAGCTTTTATAAATTGCTTAGCTTGTTCAATTGCATTTTGCCCTGTGGAAGCATCAAGAACGAGTAAATTTTCATGAGGTGCATCAGGAATAATTTTTTTTATAACCCTACTTACCTTAGTAAGTTCATTCATCAGATTTGCTTTGTTGTGAAGCCTGCCGGCAGTATCAAGAATTACAACATCAAAATCTTTGGATTTTGCCGACTGAACAGTATCAAAAACAACAGAGGCAGGATCGCTTCCCATAACTCGTGAAACAACAGGCACATCAACTCTTTCGCCCCATATTTTTATTTGCTCAATTGCTGCTGCCCTAAAAGTGTCTCCTGCACCAAGCATTACTTTTTTTCCCTGTTTTTTAAACTGATAGGCAAGCTTGGCAATTGTTGTTGTTTTTCCAACTCCGTTTACTCCAACAACCATTATTACATAAGGTCCGTCAGTTTCAGGTAATTCAAAAGAATCAAAATTAATATGCTCATAGGTATTTAACAACTTTTTAATTTCATCTTTTAAGATTAAATCCAACTCCTTAACGTTCAAATATTTATCTTTAGCAACCCTTTCTTCAAGCTGATTAATTATTTTAACAGTTGTTTTAACTCCTACATCAGATGCAATTAGGATTTCTTCCAATTCATCCAAAAAATCAATATCAATTGTTGATTTCCCGACCAAAGCTTTTCCCAATTTTGAAAATAATCCTTTTTTTGTTTTTTCCAAACTCTGTTCAAGCTTGTCAGTTTTTTTAGCTTCAGATTGTTCCTTTCCTTTAAAAATATTTTTAAATACCATTTCCTAAATACAGATTATTTTTGTTTAAAAATTAACTCCTTATGCCTTTCTACTCGCCATGCTGTCATTAGCTCTTTTAAGCTATCATAATCAGCAGGCTCAATGATTCGTTTCGAAATTTCTATTGTTTTTACTACCTCTACTTTTCTTCCTTTTTTATTAATAATAAAAGTGAATGAACCTATATTATTTGTAATATTAACTGATGTATTTTTGTTTAATAATTCAACATCTTTTGATAATTTCAATTTAAAAACATACTTTTCAACCAAAGGATTTTGAATTAGTATCGGATTACGCCTTTGCGAAACCATTTCAGGTAGATGAAGTTTTGAAAGCCCGTTTTTAAATTCAGGTAATTTCATTTTAAGAAAATTACTTGCACTAATTTCTTTAGTAGAAATAACTCCTTTAAATTTTACGGAACTAACACTGATTTTTTGTTGCAAAATGTTGTTCTTATCAGATTTTTCAATTTTTATTCCATCATAAAGATTTATAACTTTATCAACCGCTTCATCTTTTAAGTTAAAATACGAATTAAAACCTTTTGTAATAAAACTTGCAACATCTCCTTTAAAATTATAATAATCATCCATTTTTAAATTTCCTGCTAAAATAATTTTATTACTTTTATTCGTCTCAGTAAAAATTTCAAAGGATTTTAAACCAGGATAAATAGGTACAAGTTTTTTTCCGCCAAGCATATATTTTAAATCAACAGTTGCAGATTTATCAACGGGCAAATACATAAAATCTTCAGGTAAATTATTTATTCTAAGAATAAAATCATTAAAAACATTAAGGTTTGCAATTTTTGAATCCAGCATTTTTAAAGGTGCT
Encoded here:
- the rimO gene encoding 30S ribosomal protein S12 methylthiotransferase RimO; this encodes MITNPYKNRRINIVTLGCAKNIYDSEILKSQLSDNSIQAVHNAEIKKNDVVVINTCGFINDAKEESIDSIVYYSEKKKKGEIKELFVIGCLSERYKDELKNEIPDVNEYFGVYELPEILNRFGVNYKKELIGQRPIPDSGHYSYLKISDGCDHKCSFCAIPLIKGKHISQNIEEIIVEAKNLVSKGVKEIILIGQDTTFYGLDKYGKRKLADLMLSLSEIKGLEWLRLQYTYPTNFPLEVLDVIASKANICNYIDIPFQHISDNMLSKMKRGINKKKTLELIKKIRSIIPNVKIRSTFIVGFPEETDEDFDELMDFIREVKFDRLGVFTYSHEEDTYAYKFEDDVTDEIKAERMNLLMAAQQKISLELNLNEVGKTLKVIIERKEGDIFVGRTEFDTPEVDNEVLISSEKELKIGCFYDVKITEAMEYELIGHL
- the ftsY gene encoding signal recognition particle-docking protein FtsY; this encodes MVFKNIFKGKEQSEAKKTDKLEQSLEKTKKGLFSKLGKALVGKSTIDIDFLDELEEILIASDVGVKTTVKIINQLEERVAKDKYLNVKELDLILKDEIKKLLNTYEHINFDSFELPETDGPYVIMVVGVNGVGKTTTIAKLAYQFKKQGKKVMLGAGDTFRAAAIEQIKIWGERVDVPVVSRVMGSDPASVVFDTVQSAKSKDFDVVILDTAGRLHNKANLMNELTKVSRVIKKIIPDAPHENLLVLDASTGQNAIEQAKQFIKATNVNTLAITKLDGTAKGGVVLGVVDQFKVPVKYIGVGEKIEDFQLFDKEKFINSLFGSDIKL